Proteins encoded together in one Cydia pomonella isolate Wapato2018A chromosome 10, ilCydPomo1, whole genome shotgun sequence window:
- the LOC133521771 gene encoding alpha-1,6-mannosyl-glycoprotein 2-beta-N-acetylglucosaminyltransferase-like — MGQEELLWRVEQTLAEAGHELLNEAEYPIIDDKMPVLVVLAGRRAARLQWLLASLAGVTNIGDALLVISHSFYDEAVNELVKRIDYCRVLQLYFPYSVQLFPNRFPGVDLNRSRAAAFAAEGKQHWWWTTSFLFNHYSLIDPKLGLALFLQEDDYVAPDLLHMLKYAQRAFTYHPEAEVISLGRPVTEADYSLLTVAPWQPPFESGLAFNLTFFKKLKASASYFCQYNDASWSYSLLSAFSSWPRGYVDMIASMLPRVVSTREYASGREGAEKARGLFTKLFPTRVRVAYIATGDGRVSHPETVPRGAGGWEDARDRLLCLDPFLMTTEQPRNGTSPSQDRMLKLPGM, encoded by the coding sequence ATGGGGCAAGAGGAATTGCTGTGGCGAGTGGAGCAGACTTTAGCAGAGGCAGGGCATGAACTGCTGAACGAGGCGGAATATCCTATCATTGACGATAAGATGCCTGTGCTAGTAGTTTTGGCAGGGAGGCGAGCGGCGCGCCTGCAGTGGTTACTCGCATCTCTAGCGGGTGTTACGAACATTGGTGACGCTCTTCTAGTAATTTCACATAGCTTCTACGACGAGGCAGTGAACGAGCTCGTCAAACGCATCGACTACTGCCGAGTCCTGCAGCTTTACTTCCCATATTCCGTCCAATTATTCCCAAATCGTTTCCCTGGAGTAGACTTAAACCGTTCGCGTGCTGCCGCTTTCGCTGCCGAGGGAAAACAACACTGGTGGTGGACTACGAGCTTTCTCTTTAATCATTACAGTTTGATTGATCCTAAGTTGGGTCTAGCGCTTTTTCTTCAAGAAGACGATTACGTCGCACCAGATTTGCTACATATGCTCAAATACGCGCAGCGAGCGTTCACTTACCATCCTGAAGCAGAAGTTATATCACTTGGAAGACCAGTTACAGAAGCTGATTATAGTTTGTTAACGGTCGCGCCATGGCAACCACCTTTTGAGTCAGGACTAGCGTTTAATCTGACTTTCTTTAAGAAGCTAAAAGCATCAGCATCATACTTCTGCCAATACAACGATGCTAGTTGGAGCTATTCGCTGCTATCCGCCTTCTCGTCCTGGCCGCGTGGTTACGTTGATATGATAGCGAGTATGCTGCCTAGAGTTGTGTCGACGCGGGAGTACGCTAGCGGGCGGGAAGGGGCAGAGAAAGCGCGGGGGCTTTTCACTAAACTGTTTCCTACGCGCGTCCGCGTAGCTTACATAGCGACAGGCGACGGCAGAGTCTCACATCCAGAGACAGTGCCGCGCGGAGCGGGGGGATGGGAGGACGCGCGCGACCGCCTGCTGTGCTTGGACCCGTTCCTGATGACTACAGAACAGCCTAGGAATGGTACTTCGCCGTCGCAGGATCGGATGCTTAAGCTGCCGGGCATGTAA